The window TCCCGGGTGTACGTCACGTCCGGCAGGAGCCGCAGCACGCTCCGCAGCCGCTCGTCGTTCCGGTGCTGGGCCTGCACGGCCCCGAGCGTCTCACGCAGCGCTTCCTGCCGCTGCAGTTCGTTCATGGCGAGGTCCGCGATGTCGCGCAGCACGTCCAGCTGAGCGGCGTCGAAGTCCGTTCTGGGCGTCCGGTCGAACACGCAGACACTGCCGATCACGGCGTTGTCACGCAGGATCGGCTGCCCGGCGTAGAACCGCAGGCTGGCACGGCCCGACACGCCGTTCAGCCCGGCGAAACGCTCGTCGAGTCGCGCGTCGGGCACGATCAGGCCTTCCTCCGGCGGGGCCGTGAGGTACTGGCAGAAGCTCTGGTCGAGGGTGTTGGACTGCGCGGCCGTCCCGTGCCGCCCCACGAACCGCTGCTCGTCCCGGTCGAACAGCGACACGATCGCGATGGGCGTCCCCAGCAACCGTGCAGCGAGGCCCGCCAGACGGTCGTACGTCGCGGCCTGAAGCAGATCGAGTGCAGCGGTGGGGTCCACCCACCCCGCGCTGTCATCCCCCGGCTGTGCCATATCCGTCAGCATAAAGGGCCGGACTCTCCGCGGTGTCACAAACCGACATGGACCGTTCATCTGGCAGCACCTTCAGGAAGGGTCACCCGGCACACCGTTGGGTTCAGAGGGTGCGCAACTGTGGCCCGGCCCCGAAACCCGGCACCTGCGCCGGTAGATGATGGCCGCAGGACGGCCGCCGTCCGAGGAGCGACCCTGAACAGTGCCCCGCACCCGTCCAGTCCCCACACGAGCACCGGACGTCCGGACGGTCTCCCGGAACGTCGCCGCCGCGACGGGCTGGGGGTCCTGCCGCCCGCCCGGACGCCGGGTGAACGACAGCGGCGTGCCCGCCTGAACCGCGCGCTGGGCGTGACCATGACAATCTTCGGGGCATTCGTGACGGGCGGTAGCGTGGCGCTGACGGCCACAAGTCCGGACTTCGCGAACCTGATCCTGCTCGGTTGCGGGGCCACGCTGACCGCGCAGGGCGTGCTGCTGACCGGACGCCGCGAACGTCGGCGCCGGTGAACTCGGCGGGAACAGACCGTCTGGCTGCGGCGAGACGGTCTGGACGGGTGGGCCGCTCAGCGCTCCCGGCGGGAACGCACGAGCAGCACCACCAGCAGGCCCGCGAGTGCCCCGAGGACCGTCTCGGTGGCCCGCGCGACCAGCAGCCCGTTCACCGGGACCGGATGTGCGAGCTGCGACATCAGCAGCGCGAGCGGCGTCACGAACAGCAGCGCGACGCTGTAGTTGCGCGCGATGAACAGCTCCGCCAGGAACTGCAGCGCCACGATCACGAGCGCCGTCCCCCAGGGCTGCAGCGGCAACCGCAGCAGCAGGAACGTCAGCAGCAGTCCCAGCAGCGTCCCGACGACGCGGTGCACGGCACGCAGCACCCGGCCCTGATGGTCCTGCGCGGAGATGGGCGCCACGGCCGCCACCATCGCCCACGCGGTGTGGGGCGTGCCGGGAAGCAGGAGGGTTCCCAGCACGCCCCCAAGGCCCGCTGCGAGCGCGTGTCGCCCGCCGTGCCACGACAGGTCCTCCTCCGTCAGCGGACTGGGCGGCGGGGTGAACAGCTCTCCCTGCCGGACCCGTTGCGAGTACAGCGCGCCGAGCACGCCCAGCAGCACGCTGAAGCCCGCCGACGCGCAGGCCACGCCCAGCGCCAGCGGCAGTGGCGCGGCGTTCGGGAGGGTGGCGACGCCCGTCACGGTGAACACGTAGAAGAGCGACCCGGCCGGGCGCAGGCCCAGCGCGGCCGCCAGTACCGCCCCCACGCCCGACACCAGCGCCGCGGCGAGCGTCACGCCGAACGGTCCCGTCCCGGCCCGCGCGAGCGACACGCCGAGCGCCACACACGCCAGCAGCAGCACGGCGCTCGTCACCTGATGCCGTACGCGGGACGTGAGCGGCTCGTGCCGCGCATAGATGCCGGTGAACGCCGCGAAGGACGCGTAGATGCTGAGGTCGAGCCGTCCTGTCGCGAGCAGCAGCAGCAGCGGTACGGCCACGCCCAGCGCGATCCGCAGGGCCGGAAGGTGATCCTGCCGGGGCGGACTGAGCCGAAGAAATTCCTGTATCACGCGTACCATCGGCGTGCAGGGTACGCCGTTTCACGGGCCGCGTCGCGGACGCGGTCACGTTCGGGCGCAAGACGCGGCTGGACCGAAGCCATTCTGAAAGGCTCCCTGTGCTCCGCGTCAGTCGCCCGCCGCCACCGGCATGGGTGCGGCCCGGCGTGCCCGGACGGCCAGCGCGCCGACCAGCAGCACGATCACCGTGAGGAGCGCGAGCGTCACCGGTCCTGTCCCCAGACCCAGTCCGCGGTCCTGCGGCGGTACGGCGAACCAGTCCGCGAACGACGCGCCCAGCGGCCGCGTCAGCACGTACGCCCACCAGAACGTCAGCACCTCGCTCACCCCGAAGCGGGCCCGCAGCACGCCCGGCACCGCGATCATCGCGGCGAAAACCAGTCCTGCCGCGAACCACCCGAGCCCCGGCGTGCGGGCCGCCAT of the Deinococcus aquiradiocola genome contains:
- a CDS encoding FUSC family protein; the protein is MVRVIQEFLRLSPPRQDHLPALRIALGVAVPLLLLLATGRLDLSIYASFAAFTGIYARHEPLTSRVRHQVTSAVLLLACVALGVSLARAGTGPFGVTLAAALVSGVGAVLAAALGLRPAGSLFYVFTVTGVATLPNAAPLPLALGVACASAGFSVLLGVLGALYSQRVRQGELFTPPPSPLTEEDLSWHGGRHALAAGLGGVLGTLLLPGTPHTAWAMVAAVAPISAQDHQGRVLRAVHRVVGTLLGLLLTFLLLRLPLQPWGTALVIVALQFLAELFIARNYSVALLFVTPLALLMSQLAHPVPVNGLLVARATETVLGALAGLLVVLLVRSRRER